The Flaviramulus sp. BrNp1-15 genome includes the window TTACGTAACACTAAAAATACACCAGGAATTGCACAAGCAATTGCAACAATACTCGCAATAATTTGTATTTCTATTTGAGCGCTACTCATCGTTTTTGTTTTGTTGATTATACAAATTAGAGGCTGTTTTATAGCCTTCTTCAGTTAAGCTCCAATTATTGCCATCAAGCGTTACGTAATGTCTGTCTACTAATTTTTGAAGTGTATTTTTGGTGTATCCTTGAAAATTATTTAAGATTTTTATAGTGTGAGGATGCGAAATATTATCATGAGTTTGAGCAATATTAAACATAAAGGCTAAGGTTTTATGCAATTGCAAATCCCTTCGGTTTTTAATAAATCTGATTTGCTTAAATAATAATCCTCGACTTGGTGAAAACACAAAAGAAAACAATACAAAAATGCCTGCAATAATTACAATTACAGGACCGGTAGATAAATTATTTTGGCTTGCACTAATTGCGGTTCCAAAAACTCCAGAAAAGGCACCAAAAATAGCCGCTAGAAATACCATAACACCTAGGCTGTTTGTCCATTGGCGTGCAGCAGCAGCTGGAGCTAATAACATGGCACTCATTAATACCACGCCAACAGTTTGTAATCCTAAAACAATGGCTAAAACAATAAAAGACGTAATTAATATATCAATAAAAGTTGTGTTAAAACCTAGTGTTTTTGTGTAATCTGCATCAAAAAGGAGAATTTTAAATTCTTTCCAGAAAAGTAATAGTACAAATAGACAAATACCAGTAATTAGTGCCATTAACCAAACATCACTTTCTACTAAAGTAGCTGCTTGCCCAAATAAATACTTGTCTAAACCTGCTTGATTAGCATTAGGTTGTTTTTGAATAAAAGTCAGTAATAACATTCCAAACCCAAAAAATAAGGATAGTATCAACCCTAAAGCGGTATCTGATTTTAAATGCGTTTTTTTAATGATTCCTCGAATCCAGAATGTGCCTATAAGTCCGCTAACCAAAGCGCCTAAAAGCAATATATTACTGTTTTTAGTGCCTGTAATTAAAAAGGCAATGGCAATACCAGGTAATGCTGCATGAGAAATCGCATCACCTAAAAGGCTTTGTTTTCTTAAAACCGCAAAACTACCTAACATACCAGTTATTGCACCAAGAATTGCTGTTCCTAGAGTGATAGTTCTAAGAGTATAATCAGAAAAAACTAAAGAAAAATATTCACTTATAGTCATTATTCCTGGATGCTTACTTTATAATTAATACCATAGGTTTTAGTTAAATTATCATCATTAAAAATGTCTTTAACAGGTCCTGTTGCTATTTTTTTTACGTTTAAAAACGTAACCCAATCAAAATATTCTGGAACGGTTTGTAAATCATGATGTACTACAATAACTGTTTTACCTGCTTTACGGAGTTCTTTTAAAATGTTAATAATGGCAATTTCGGTTGTGGCATCAACACCTTGGAAAGGCTCATCCATAAAATAAATTGATGCGTTTTGCACTAATGCACGTGCTAAAAATATACGTTGTTGTTGTCCTCCAGAAAGCTGACTTATTTGCCTGTTTTTAAAAGGCAACATGCCCACTTTTTCTAAAGCTTCTAAAGCTTCTTTTTTTTCTTTTTGCCCAGGACGTTTTATCCAGCCTAAACTACCGTAAGTCCCCATCATAACAACATCTAAAGCAGTGGTTGGGAAATCCCAATCTACACTTCCTTTTTGAGGTACATAAGCAACTAGTGAGCGTTGTTTTTCGTATGATTTACCATAAATACTAACACTTCCAGCAATAGGTTTTAAAATGCCTAAAATAGATTTTATAAGCGTAGATTTACCTGCGCCATTAGGTCCAACAATAGCCATAAGTACACCTTCAGGAATTTCTAAATCTATATCCCAAAGCACAGGTTTGTAGTTGTATGCAACTGTTAAATCATCTACTTGTACTGCAATTTTTTTGTCCATTATTTTAATGCATTTACAATCGTATTCACATTATATTCAAACATTCCAATGTAAGTTCCTTCAATAGTTCCAGCATTTCCTAGTGCATCAGAATATAAAGTTCCACCAATAACTACATCGTGATCTTTAGATTTTACAGCAGCTTGTAAAGCTTCAATAGTTCGTTTTGGCACAGAGCTTTCTACAAAAATAGATTTAACTTTTTTCTCGATAATAAAAGCAGCCAGTTTTTGAACATCTTGAACACCAGCTTCTGTTGCTGTTGACAATCCTTGTAAGCCAACTACCTCAAAATCAAAGGATTTTCCAAAATAATTGAAGGCATCATGAGCCGTAACTAAAATACGTTTTTCCTTTGGAAGCGTTTCAATGGTTTTTGAAATTTCATCTTTTAACAATACTAGTTGCTTGTAGTAATTTTGCCAATTTTCTTCGAATACTTGAGCGTGTTCTGGAATAGCTTCTTGTAATTTTTTGTTGACAAATGATCCAGCTTCAATCCAGTAATCTATGTTGAACCATATATGTGGATCGTAATTTGAAGCAAAATATTCTGAACCAATCAAAGTACTTTTATCAATAGCATCAGAAATAGCAATGGTTTTTTTGTTTTTCATTTTTTCAAAAACTTCAACCAATTTACCTTCTAAATGTAAACCATTATAAAAAATAATATCAGCATTTGATAGTTTTGAAACATCACCTTCACTTGCTTTGTAAAGATGTGGGTCTACACCACTGCCCATTAAACCTTTTAGATTTATATGTTCGCCACCAATGTTTTTAACCAAATCAGTTATCATGGATGTTGTTGTAACAACGTTTAATTTTCCGTTAGCTTTTTTCTCGTTTTTACAACTTATACTCAAAGTAAAGAGCGATATAATTAAAAACAGTTTTTTCATTCTTCTTTTCTATTTGTTATTTTGAATTCTGTAGCTAAAACCTAATCCAAGTAATAAATCTTGACCTTCTGTAATGCTAGTGCCAAAATAAGTATCTAATTGCAGGTTGTTATTAACTAAATATGTAAATCCTGCATCCCAATAGTGGTTTGCTTTACTGTCTTCAGGTAAATCGCCATATAATTCAGCATACATACCAAATTTATCTGTAAAACTATAACCATATGCCAAAGTATAAATCGCAGTAGCTTCAGGAGAATCGTCACCCCATTGTGCACCTATGTTATAACCTAAACTAGATTTTTTACTTAAAGTATGTGATAAAGACAATCTAAAATCAATACCCGTATATTCTGGTCTATAATCTGCTGAAGCACTAAACACTGGAAAAACATGACCGATAAGAGCTATTTCTGGAAAGGAACCATTTTCTTCGGCAATATCAATTTTCATTCCTAAAAGTAAGGGTGAAAAGCCACTTGCTACGTTATCCAATTTGTTTCCATTTATTTTGGTAACGCCTTCAGTAAAATCCCAACCAAGCCGTAATTCTAAATTATCAAGAATACCGTAACGAATTAACATGGTGTTGTATGTGTAACTCTCAGATTTTATGTTGTTAGCTTCAAAGGTTTCATATAAACCGCCTGTTTCGAATTGCAAAACACCCTTACCGACGGTTGATGACGCTTCTGTAGCAT containing:
- a CDS encoding metal ABC transporter permease — encoded protein: MTISEYFSLVFSDYTLRTITLGTAILGAITGMLGSFAVLRKQSLLGDAISHAALPGIAIAFLITGTKNSNILLLGALVSGLIGTFWIRGIIKKTHLKSDTALGLILSLFFGFGMLLLTFIQKQPNANQAGLDKYLFGQAATLVESDVWLMALITGICLFVLLLFWKEFKILLFDADYTKTLGFNTTFIDILITSFIVLAIVLGLQTVGVVLMSAMLLAPAAAARQWTNSLGVMVFLAAIFGAFSGVFGTAISASQNNLSTGPVIVIIAGIFVLFSFVFSPSRGLLFKQIRFIKNRRDLQLHKTLAFMFNIAQTHDNISHPHTIKILNNFQGYTKNTLQKLVDRHYVTLDGNNWSLTEEGYKTASNLYNQQNKNDE
- a CDS encoding metal ABC transporter ATP-binding protein, translated to MDKKIAVQVDDLTVAYNYKPVLWDIDLEIPEGVLMAIVGPNGAGKSTLIKSILGILKPIAGSVSIYGKSYEKQRSLVAYVPQKGSVDWDFPTTALDVVMMGTYGSLGWIKRPGQKEKKEALEALEKVGMLPFKNRQISQLSGGQQQRIFLARALVQNASIYFMDEPFQGVDATTEIAIINILKELRKAGKTVIVVHHDLQTVPEYFDWVTFLNVKKIATGPVKDIFNDDNLTKTYGINYKVSIQE
- a CDS encoding metal ABC transporter solute-binding protein, Zn/Mn family encodes the protein MKKLFLIISLFTLSISCKNEKKANGKLNVVTTTSMITDLVKNIGGEHINLKGLMGSGVDPHLYKASEGDVSKLSNADIIFYNGLHLEGKLVEVFEKMKNKKTIAISDAIDKSTLIGSEYFASNYDPHIWFNIDYWIEAGSFVNKKLQEAIPEHAQVFEENWQNYYKQLVLLKDEISKTIETLPKEKRILVTAHDAFNYFGKSFDFEVVGLQGLSTATEAGVQDVQKLAAFIIEKKVKSIFVESSVPKRTIEALQAAVKSKDHDVVIGGTLYSDALGNAGTIEGTYIGMFEYNVNTIVNALK
- a CDS encoding transporter, whose protein sequence is MRTTKFIYFIFLFALSFNLFSQESTKLSEPLVTDRPDATEASSTVGKGVLQFETGGLYETFEANNIKSESYTYNTMLIRYGILDNLELRLGWDFTEGVTKINGNKLDNVASGFSPLLLGMKIDIAEENGSFPEIALIGHVFPVFSASADYRPEYTGIDFRLSLSHTLSKKSSLGYNIGAQWGDDSPEATAIYTLAYGYSFTDKFGMYAELYGDLPEDSKANHYWDAGFTYLVNNNLQLDTYFGTSITEGQDLLLGLGFSYRIQNNK